From Leptolyngbya sp. KIOST-1, one genomic window encodes:
- a CDS encoding Fe(3+) ABC transporter substrate-binding protein: MKLGRRTFLGAGAAATAVALGQLRQRPANAQFGFGRGRTVNLYSSRHYDTDDQLYEAFREATGIRVNVVEADASQLIERIKSEGQNSPADLLMTVDAGRLWLAEQEGLFQPVTSAALSEAIPDNLRHPDGLWYGLTKRARVLFYNKETVDPSELSTYEDLVDPKWRGRILTRSSTNVYSQSLVGSLIAAHGAEETETWARGLVANLARNPEGGDTDQIRAAAAGLGDVAIANTYYFARLIKSSSPEDQAVAETMGLFFPNQDDRGTHVNISGAGVVRTAPNAAAAVQFLEFLATPEAQQIFAESNNEYPVVEGVAVDSVVAGFGEFKEDSLNASVFGRNNPEALRITDRAGWL; encoded by the coding sequence ATGAAACTAGGACGACGTACATTTTTGGGAGCGGGTGCTGCCGCCACCGCTGTGGCCCTGGGTCAGCTTCGCCAGCGCCCTGCCAACGCTCAGTTTGGTTTTGGCCGGGGGCGAACGGTCAATCTGTATTCCTCCCGCCACTACGACACCGACGACCAGCTGTATGAAGCCTTCCGCGAGGCTACGGGGATTCGGGTCAACGTGGTCGAGGCCGACGCTAGCCAGCTGATCGAACGGATCAAGAGCGAAGGGCAAAACAGCCCCGCTGACCTGCTGATGACCGTCGATGCCGGACGCCTGTGGCTAGCTGAGCAAGAGGGGCTGTTCCAGCCGGTGACTTCCGCCGCCCTGAGTGAGGCCATTCCCGACAACCTGCGCCACCCCGATGGGCTGTGGTACGGTCTGACCAAGCGGGCCCGGGTGCTGTTCTACAACAAAGAAACCGTAGACCCCTCTGAACTCTCGACCTACGAGGATCTGGTGGATCCTAAGTGGCGTGGGCGGATTCTCACCCGTAGCTCTACCAATGTCTACAGCCAGTCGCTGGTGGGTTCGCTGATTGCCGCCCACGGGGCCGAAGAGACCGAAACCTGGGCTCGGGGCCTGGTGGCCAACTTGGCCCGCAACCCCGAAGGGGGCGACACCGACCAGATTCGCGCCGCAGCGGCAGGGTTGGGCGATGTTGCGATCGCTAACACCTACTACTTTGCCCGTCTGATCAAGTCCAGCAGCCCCGAAGACCAGGCCGTGGCCGAAACCATGGGGCTCTTCTTCCCTAACCAGGACGATCGCGGCACCCACGTCAACATCAGCGGCGCTGGGGTCGTCAGAACTGCGCCAAACGCAGCAGCAGCGGTGCAGTTTCTGGAGTTTCTGGCCACTCCCGAGGCCCAGCAAATCTTCGCTGAAAGCAACAACGAGTACCCTGTGGTTGAAGGCGTGGCGGTTGACTCCGTGGTGGCGGGCTTTGGCGAATTCAAGGAAGACTCCCTGAATGCCTCCGTGTTTGGCCGCAACAACCCCGAAGCCCTGCGCATCACCGATCGCGCCGGCTGGCTCTAG
- a CDS encoding D-alanyl-D-alanine carboxypeptidase codes for MASLPLLTLPLGLLSILLGPAEPRPLHPSGFNPTALQIEWQSPWIAGLTRDPVVEAIVADYVAGLRRRGWSVPDQGVWIQVGQTVVAEHQGSVLMPAASLTKLATTLAAVQTWPLDHSFDTLVGLRGTLHSDGVLSGDLIIQGSGDPLFVWEEGIVLVNRLQELGIRRVTGEVLVAGPFTMNFNERQARSLADLKQVMSASTWPREARTAYDNLTPGTPQPSLQIDGGVRWVPATDLENVPIDWVVRHRSLPLVAILKAMNIYSNNIMSEMVADLVGGPRQVVTKATAAADLPAGELSLANGSGLGVENQMSARVAVAMTVALQQQLAAQGFSVADVMPVAGEDVGTLIDRRLPLTAAVKTGSLAEVSSLAGMVPTASRGPVWFAIINKGWDIPDLRIQQDLLLQAIQAHWGVADAPPEMRTKVRMQTGPFRYGDPSRNQVAQEVASE; via the coding sequence GTGGCTTCCCTACCGCTCTTGACCCTACCCCTGGGGCTGCTTTCGATCCTGTTGGGGCCAGCAGAACCCAGGCCTCTGCACCCCTCGGGCTTCAACCCCACTGCCCTGCAAATTGAGTGGCAGTCGCCGTGGATTGCGGGCCTCACCCGCGACCCAGTGGTGGAAGCGATCGTAGCCGACTATGTGGCGGGGTTGCGGCGGCGGGGTTGGTCCGTGCCCGACCAGGGCGTTTGGATTCAGGTGGGCCAGACCGTAGTGGCCGAGCACCAGGGCAGTGTGCTGATGCCCGCCGCCTCCTTGACCAAGCTGGCGACGACCCTGGCCGCTGTGCAGACCTGGCCCCTTGACCACAGCTTCGACACCCTGGTCGGCCTGCGGGGCACCCTGCACAGCGATGGAGTGCTCAGCGGCGACCTGATCATTCAGGGGAGCGGCGACCCGCTGTTTGTGTGGGAAGAGGGCATTGTGCTGGTCAACCGATTGCAGGAGCTGGGCATCCGGCGGGTGACCGGAGAGGTGCTGGTGGCGGGGCCGTTCACGATGAATTTTAACGAGCGGCAGGCCCGATCTTTGGCCGATTTAAAGCAGGTGATGTCGGCTTCCACCTGGCCTCGGGAAGCCCGAACGGCCTACGACAACCTGACTCCCGGCACTCCCCAGCCCAGTCTGCAAATTGACGGCGGCGTGCGCTGGGTACCCGCGACGGATCTGGAGAATGTACCTATAGACTGGGTGGTGCGGCACCGGTCGCTGCCCCTGGTGGCCATCCTCAAAGCGATGAATATCTACAGCAACAACATCATGTCGGAGATGGTGGCCGACCTGGTGGGCGGGCCAAGGCAGGTGGTGACGAAGGCCACCGCGGCGGCGGATCTCCCGGCGGGGGAACTCAGCCTGGCCAATGGCTCGGGTCTGGGCGTCGAGAACCAGATGTCGGCCCGAGTGGCGGTGGCTATGACGGTGGCGCTACAACAACAGCTGGCGGCCCAGGGTTTCTCGGTGGCAGATGTGATGCCGGTGGCTGGGGAAGATGTGGGCACGCTGATCGATCGCCGCCTGCCCCTCACCGCAGCGGTCAAGACCGGCAGCCTGGCCGAGGTCAGCTCCCTGGCCGGGATGGTGCCCACCGCCAGCCGGGGGCCGGTGTGGTTTGCCATTATCAACAAAGGCTGGGATATTCCCGACCTGCGGATACAGCAGGACCTACTGCTGCAGGCCATTCAGGCCCACTGGGGCGTCGCCGATGCTCCCCCGGAGATGCGGACCAAGGTGCGCATGCAGACCGGGCCATTTCGCTACGGCGACCCCAGCCGCAATCAGGTGGCCCAGGAGGTAGCGTCAGAGTAG
- a CDS encoding lipid-A-disaccharide synthase-related protein, protein MESSPMKLLCISNGHGEDGIAVRVLKQLRQLPGSPSLAALPIVGEGRAYEKAGIPIQGPTQAMPSGGFIYMDRYQLWRDLQGGLVGLTLAQLRTARQWAKGGGKILAVGDIVPLAIAWQSGAEYSFIGTAKSEYYIRDERHRLPGRPVLEGWSGSVYVPWERWLMARPNCRGVFLRDQITTDTLRKLGVPAYYPGNPMMDELNTRADKLAQVTASFAPADSVLTLALLPGSRAPEAFDNWQRMVEAIASVMETFGDRQIRLLAALSPALNLAAFKDLLLEAGWQPIPGNYPTLQRGNGVLVLTTDAFAECLHLADAALATAGTATEQAVGLGKPVVTFPGPGPQFTYAFAEAQSRLLGPSILLLQDPKEAGAALKDCLADGPRLQRIAENGRRRMGLPGAAGAIAKALHQHYIEPPYSDATSWAT, encoded by the coding sequence ATGGAATCCTCCCCGATGAAGCTACTCTGCATTAGTAACGGCCACGGCGAAGACGGCATTGCAGTTCGCGTGCTCAAACAGCTGCGGCAGCTACCCGGTTCGCCCAGCCTGGCCGCACTGCCCATTGTGGGCGAAGGCCGCGCCTACGAAAAAGCCGGTATCCCCATTCAGGGCCCGACCCAGGCGATGCCCTCGGGCGGATTCATTTATATGGATCGCTACCAGCTGTGGCGCGACCTGCAGGGGGGGCTGGTGGGGCTCACCCTGGCCCAGCTGCGGACGGCGCGACAGTGGGCCAAGGGTGGTGGCAAAATTTTGGCGGTGGGGGATATTGTGCCCCTGGCGATCGCCTGGCAGAGCGGGGCCGAGTACAGCTTTATCGGCACGGCCAAGTCAGAATACTACATTCGAGATGAGCGCCATCGCCTGCCGGGCCGTCCCGTTTTGGAGGGCTGGTCGGGCTCGGTGTATGTGCCCTGGGAACGGTGGCTGATGGCCCGGCCCAACTGCCGTGGGGTATTCCTGCGCGACCAGATCACGACCGACACGCTGCGAAAACTGGGGGTGCCTGCCTACTATCCCGGCAACCCAATGATGGATGAGCTAAATACCCGCGCCGACAAACTGGCCCAGGTGACCGCCAGCTTTGCCCCGGCCGACTCGGTGCTCACCCTCGCCCTGCTGCCCGGCTCCCGTGCGCCCGAGGCCTTTGACAATTGGCAGCGCATGGTGGAGGCGATCGCATCGGTGATGGAGACCTTTGGCGATCGCCAAATTCGCCTGCTGGCGGCCCTTTCGCCTGCCCTCAACCTGGCGGCCTTCAAAGACCTGCTGCTCGAGGCGGGCTGGCAGCCGATTCCCGGTAACTACCCCACCCTGCAGCGGGGCAATGGGGTGCTGGTGCTGACCACCGACGCCTTTGCGGAGTGCCTGCACCTGGCCGATGCCGCCCTGGCTACCGCTGGTACCGCCACCGAGCAGGCCGTGGGCCTGGGCAAACCCGTGGTCACCTTCCCTGGACCGGGGCCGCAGTTCACCTACGCCTTTGCCGAAGCCCAGTCGCGGCTGCTGGGCCCATCCATTCTGCTGCTCCAGGATCCAAAGGAGGCTGGAGCAGCCCTTAAAGACTGCCTGGCCGATGGTCCCCGGCTGCAGCGCATCGCCGAAAACGGTCGCCGCCGCATGGGATTGCCGGGGGCGGCGGGGGCGATCGCCAAGGCCCTCCATCAGCACTACATTGAACCGCCCTACTCTGACGCTACCTCCTGGGCCACCTGA
- a CDS encoding DUF2726 domain-containing protein, translating to MLILGVVVVAGIAVFAGGQGAGPKRSTPTRPVVDQEAGAGPTYVYSRQRALFTRAELNFYRALQAATTDRYQVLGKVRVADVLKPQTKNRSDWARAFNKISAKHFDFVLCDRNSLRVVAAVELDDSSHQRSDRIKRDDFLNQAVQSAGLPLIRFPVQPVYEQDAIQHRIAQTLSLPDPETQPKPKPKAKSEAKPNQVTPSPKPKLKPKSPPLMPHPSTHPPSTPCAPCIFC from the coding sequence TTGTTGATTCTAGGCGTGGTCGTTGTGGCGGGGATAGCAGTGTTTGCCGGCGGCCAGGGCGCTGGGCCAAAGCGATCTACCCCGACTCGGCCAGTAGTGGACCAGGAGGCGGGGGCTGGGCCAACCTACGTCTACAGCCGCCAGAGGGCTTTGTTTACCCGCGCCGAACTCAACTTCTACCGAGCGCTCCAGGCCGCAACGACCGATCGCTACCAGGTGCTGGGCAAAGTGCGGGTGGCCGACGTGCTCAAGCCCCAAACCAAAAATCGGAGCGACTGGGCGCGGGCATTTAACAAGATTTCGGCCAAGCACTTCGACTTTGTCCTGTGCGATCGCAACAGCCTCAGGGTGGTAGCCGCCGTAGAGCTAGACGACAGCAGCCATCAGCGATCCGATCGCATCAAGCGCGACGACTTTCTCAACCAGGCTGTCCAGAGCGCCGGACTGCCCCTGATTCGCTTTCCCGTGCAGCCAGTCTACGAGCAAGACGCCATTCAGCACCGCATCGCCCAAACCCTGAGCCTACCCGATCCAGAAACCCAACCAAAGCCCAAACCAAAAGCTAAATCAGAGGCCAAGCCCAATCAGGTCACCCCCTCCCCCAAGCCAAAGCTCAAACCCAAGTCCCCACCCCTAATGCCCCACCCATCCACCCATCCACCCTCCACCCCCTGCGCCCCATGCATTTTCTGCTAG
- the guaD gene encoding guanine deaminase, which yields MGQPVASPGLSGGSVAVRGALLDYVGDPFYGPEAEAVRYVADGLLLVREGTIEAAGAYADLADRIGDRPLIDHRGTLITPGFIDTHIHYPQTGMIAAYGEQLLEWLNRYTFPTERKFADPDYARSVADLFLDELLQNGTTTALVFAAVFPTSVDAFFEAAEARHLRMISGKVMMDRNAPDYLCDMAKSSYEESKALIEKWHGRGRLLYAVTPRFAATSTETQLKLAAKLLDEFPDVYLHTHLSENVNEVAWIKELFPQYQGYLDVYDQTGLVRARSLFAHGVQLTDAEFQRLSEAKAAISFCPTSNLFLGSGLFRLEQAKNPEYPVKVGLGTDVGAGTSFSILQTTNEAYKVAQLRGQKLSAFKALFLATLGGARALCLEDKLGSFDPGKEADFVVLNPQATPLLALRNDAGIPQTLEVLEDLLFSLVIMGGDRAVAATYILGEQAYSSKV from the coding sequence ATGGGTCAACCTGTGGCATCCCCTGGTTTGAGTGGCGGCAGCGTAGCGGTTAGGGGGGCACTGCTGGACTATGTGGGCGACCCCTTCTACGGGCCCGAGGCCGAGGCAGTGCGCTACGTGGCCGATGGACTGCTGCTGGTGCGCGAGGGAACCATTGAGGCGGCGGGTGCCTACGCTGACCTGGCCGATCGCATAGGCGATCGCCCCCTGATTGACCACCGCGGCACCCTGATCACCCCCGGCTTTATCGACACCCACATTCACTATCCCCAGACGGGCATGATCGCCGCCTACGGGGAGCAGCTGCTGGAGTGGCTGAACCGCTATACCTTTCCCACCGAGCGCAAATTTGCCGACCCCGACTATGCCCGCTCCGTAGCCGACCTGTTCCTCGATGAACTGCTTCAGAACGGCACCACCACCGCCCTGGTGTTTGCGGCGGTGTTTCCCACTTCGGTGGATGCCTTCTTTGAGGCCGCCGAAGCTCGGCACCTGCGCATGATCAGCGGCAAGGTGATGATGGACCGCAACGCCCCCGACTACCTCTGCGATATGGCCAAGTCCTCCTACGAGGAGTCGAAGGCGTTGATTGAGAAGTGGCACGGGCGAGGGCGCCTGCTCTACGCCGTCACCCCCCGGTTCGCGGCCACCTCCACCGAAACTCAGCTAAAGCTGGCGGCCAAACTGCTGGATGAGTTTCCCGATGTCTACCTGCACACCCACCTGTCTGAGAATGTCAACGAGGTGGCCTGGATTAAGGAGCTGTTCCCCCAGTACCAAGGCTACCTGGATGTGTACGACCAGACGGGGCTGGTGCGGGCGCGATCGCTGTTTGCCCACGGCGTGCAGCTCACCGACGCCGAATTTCAGCGGCTCTCAGAGGCCAAGGCGGCGATCTCCTTTTGCCCCACCTCCAACCTGTTCCTCGGCAGCGGCCTGTTTCGCCTTGAGCAGGCCAAAAATCCCGAGTACCCGGTGAAGGTGGGCCTGGGCACCGACGTGGGGGCAGGCACCAGTTTTTCAATCCTACAAACCACCAATGAGGCTTATAAAGTGGCCCAGCTACGGGGCCAGAAGCTCTCGGCCTTTAAGGCGCTATTTCTCGCCACCCTGGGCGGAGCCAGGGCGCTGTGCCTGGAGGATAAACTGGGCAGCTTTGACCCAGGTAAAGAGGCCGACTTTGTGGTGCTCAACCCCCAGGCGACGCCGCTGCTGGCCCTGCGAA